A single region of the Streptomyces sp. ITFR-16 genome encodes:
- a CDS encoding SPW repeat protein gives MSNVSHTTGQDMAGHPDVSEMRDRYDRMMGGRDVALVDAPVFLVGLYCAVSPWVLHFTTSQSALVTHNLVMGIAIAVLGLGFTVMPQRMYGLSWAICAMGAWMIISPWVVGSSPDTGVVLNNVIIGGLTVLLGLVCAGASMRSTRSTPA, from the coding sequence ATGTCAAACGTCTCGCACACCACCGGCCAGGACATGGCCGGACACCCCGATGTCTCGGAAATGCGCGACCGCTACGACCGGATGATGGGCGGGCGCGACGTGGCGCTCGTGGACGCGCCGGTCTTCCTGGTCGGTCTGTACTGCGCCGTCTCGCCGTGGGTGCTGCACTTCACGACCTCCCAGTCCGCACTGGTGACGCACAACCTCGTCATGGGTATCGCGATCGCGGTGCTCGGACTCGGGTTCACCGTGATGCCGCAGCGGATGTACGGCCTGAGCTGGGCCATCTGCGCCATGGGCGCCTGGATGATCATCTCGCCCTGGGTGGTGGGGAGCAGCCCGGACACCGGCGTCGTACTCAACAACGTCATCATCGGCGGTCTGACCGTGCTGCTGGGACTGGTATGCGCGGGCGCGTCGATGCGGAGCACCCGCAGCACTCCCGCCTAG
- a CDS encoding amino acid permease, translating to MTATAPTDVRPDPAGTGQGDHASLAGFGYRQELHRSMGRYASFAAGFSFISVLTTVFQFFAFGFSFGGAAFFWTWPVVLVGQLLVAACFAELAARYPLSGAIYQWSTRLSTPAFGWFAGWIMVTGQIVVVAAAALALQVVLPAIWSGFQLVGGDPAPTAATGAANAALLAVVLLALTTTVNLLDNKVMSAVNRIGVTAEIIGAVLILVLLLTHTERTPGVTLHTGGAGGALGALLVGSFTAAYVLIGFDSAGEMSEETRSPRRTAPRTILLALASAGVLGGLLVLAGILAAPDLTDGRLATEGLSYVLTSSLGDGVGRLLLADVALAVAVATLAIQTAGSRMLFSMARDGVLPFSARLAKVSPRTGMPAAPALFVGAAAAALGLLNLASPEAFWAIGTTCIAMLYLAYAMVTGPMLLRRLRRLPLSPGTGPAHDETGRPLFSLGRWGLPVNALAFVYGTAMTVNLAWPRAAVYDPAGGHWYFQWFTVLFVTATVALGALCRTRRRPGPSVG from the coding sequence ATGACCGCCACCGCACCAACGGATGTACGACCGGATCCCGCCGGGACCGGCCAGGGCGACCACGCCTCCCTGGCCGGTTTCGGCTATCGGCAGGAGCTGCACCGCTCGATGGGGCGCTACGCCTCGTTCGCCGCCGGGTTCTCCTTCATCTCCGTCCTCACCACCGTCTTCCAGTTCTTCGCGTTCGGCTTCTCCTTCGGCGGCGCCGCCTTCTTCTGGACCTGGCCCGTCGTGCTCGTGGGCCAGCTGCTGGTCGCCGCGTGCTTCGCCGAACTCGCCGCCCGCTACCCGCTGTCCGGGGCGATCTACCAGTGGTCGACCCGGCTGAGCACGCCCGCGTTCGGCTGGTTCGCGGGCTGGATCATGGTGACCGGCCAGATCGTGGTGGTCGCCGCCGCCGCGCTGGCGCTCCAGGTGGTGCTGCCGGCGATCTGGTCCGGTTTCCAGCTGGTGGGCGGCGACCCGGCGCCCACCGCGGCGACGGGCGCGGCCAACGCGGCGCTGCTGGCCGTGGTGCTGCTGGCCCTCACCACGACGGTGAACCTCCTCGACAACAAGGTCATGTCGGCGGTCAACCGGATCGGGGTGACGGCCGAGATCATCGGCGCGGTCCTCATCCTGGTCCTCCTCCTCACACACACCGAGCGCACCCCAGGCGTCACGCTGCACACCGGCGGCGCGGGCGGCGCGCTCGGGGCGCTGCTGGTCGGCTCGTTCACCGCGGCCTATGTGCTGATCGGGTTCGACAGCGCGGGCGAGATGAGCGAGGAGACCCGCTCCCCGCGCCGCACGGCGCCGCGCACGATCCTGCTGGCCCTGGCGTCGGCCGGGGTGCTCGGCGGACTGCTGGTGCTGGCGGGCATCCTGGCCGCACCCGACCTCACGGACGGCCGGCTCGCCACGGAGGGCCTGTCGTACGTGCTGACCAGCAGCCTCGGGGACGGGGTGGGCCGGCTGCTGCTGGCCGATGTGGCGCTGGCCGTCGCGGTGGCGACCCTGGCCATCCAGACGGCCGGCTCACGGATGCTGTTCTCGATGGCGCGCGACGGCGTCCTGCCCTTCTCCGCCCGCCTGGCCAAGGTCTCCCCGCGCACCGGCATGCCCGCCGCCCCCGCCCTGTTCGTCGGCGCGGCGGCCGCGGCGCTCGGCCTGCTCAACCTGGCTTCGCCCGAGGCGTTCTGGGCGATCGGCACCACCTGCATCGCCATGCTCTACCTGGCGTACGCGATGGTCACGGGCCCCATGCTGCTCCGCCGCCTCCGCCGCCTCCCCCTCTCCCCCGGCACCGGCCCGGCCCACGACGAGACGGGGCGCCCGCTCTTCTCCCTGGGCCGCTGGGGCCTCCCGGTCAACGCCCTGGCCTTCGTCTACGGAACGGCCATGACGGTCAACCTGGCCTGGCCCCGGGCCGCGGTCTACGACCCGGCGGGCGGCCACTGGTACTTCCAGTGGTTCACGGTGCTCTTCGTGACGGCGACGGTGGCACTCGGCGCCCTGTGCCGCACACGCCGCCGACCGGGCCCCTCCGTAGGCTGA
- a CDS encoding fasciclin domain-containing protein has product MKVIHARRAAVALSAAVVLPLALTACSSDSKDSASGSTASSAKASASTPADDSMNMDEPFGPACSSVPKNGAGSFDGMAKDPVATAASNNPALSTLVTAVKKAGLVDTLNNAKNITVFAPTNDAFAKIPKADLDKLLADKAELTKVLTYHVVGEKLTPKQLEKGSFDTLEKSELTTSGSDMTYTVNDSSKVVCGNVPTANATVYIVDTVLMPAK; this is encoded by the coding sequence ATGAAGGTCATCCACGCCCGCCGCGCCGCCGTCGCCCTCTCCGCGGCAGTGGTCCTGCCGCTGGCCCTGACGGCCTGCTCCAGCGACTCCAAGGACAGCGCGTCCGGCTCCACGGCGAGTTCCGCGAAGGCGTCGGCCTCGACCCCGGCCGACGACTCCATGAACATGGACGAGCCCTTCGGGCCGGCCTGTTCGTCGGTGCCGAAGAACGGCGCGGGCTCCTTCGACGGCATGGCGAAGGACCCGGTCGCCACGGCCGCGTCGAACAACCCGGCGCTCTCCACGCTCGTCACGGCGGTCAAGAAGGCCGGTCTGGTCGACACCCTGAACAACGCGAAGAACATCACGGTGTTCGCCCCGACCAATGACGCCTTCGCCAAGATCCCGAAGGCCGACCTGGACAAGCTGCTCGCCGACAAGGCCGAGCTCACCAAGGTCCTCACCTACCACGTGGTGGGTGAGAAGCTGACGCCGAAGCAGCTGGAGAAGGGCTCCTTCGACACGCTGGAGAAGAGCGAGCTGACCACGTCCGGCTCGGACATGACGTACACCGTGAACGACTCCTCCAAGGTCGTCTGCGGCAACGTCCCGACCGCCAACGCGACGGTCTACATCGTCGACACCGTGCTGATGCCCGCCAAGTAG